One Xenopus tropicalis strain Nigerian chromosome 8, UCB_Xtro_10.0, whole genome shotgun sequence genomic window carries:
- the hapln2 gene encoding hyaluronan and proteoglycan link protein 2 has product MKMRGSLIHHDNGETSYQEYILMRQTPQGLPKMVLLYILMFSCFSNLLQGTSIYRSADRNQVDSAPPKFLLDPIHHVILTQRGANVVLPCILRMRPPIYRVKWSKVNSADPLENLILISNGKHHKNYDRLKGRARLRRNHRLDASLVIANVTLEDEGRYRCELVNGLEDQSLTLSLQLEGVVFPYQSSGGRYKFNYVEARQACEEQDGRLATYSQLYQSWTDGLDWCNAGWLIDGTIHYPIIIPREPCGGNLPPGIRSYGPKDKLKDKYDAFCFTSALNGHVFYVHGPLTHKEAVDTCKTHQAEISKVGQLYAAWKFFSMDHCDGGWLSDGSVRFPIAEPRERCGGLPDPGVRSFGFPDKEQRLYGVYCYKH; this is encoded by the exons GCAAACCCCTCAAGGCCTTCCCAAGATGGTCCTACTCTATATCCTGATGTTCTCCTGCTTCTCCAACCTTCTTCAAGGCACCAGCATCTACCGTAGCGCCGACAGGAATCAGG TGGACTCGGCGCCGCCAAAATTTCTGCTGGATCCCATTCACCATGTGATTCTAACCCAAAGAGGAGCCAATGTCGTCCTTCCTTGCATTCTACGCATGCGACCACCGATCTACAGGGTGAAATGGAGCAAGGTCAACTCAGCTGACCCTCTGGAGAACCTCATATTGATCTCCAATGGAAAGCACCACAAGAACTATGACAGACTGAAAGGTCGGGCTCGTCTCAGGCGGAACCACCGTCTTGATGCCTCCTTGGTGATCGCCAATGTGACTCTAGAGGATGAAGGACGATACCGATGTGAGCTGGTGAATGGTCTAGAAGATCAAAGTTTAACTTTATCATTACAGTTGGAGG gAGTTGTGTTTCCATATCAGTCCAGTGGAGGGCGCTACAAATTCAACTACGTGGAGGCCCGGCAAGCTTGTGAGGAGCAAGACGGCAGGCTGGCCACATATTCCCAGCTTTACCAAT CATGGACCGATGGCTTGGATTGGTGCAATGCTGGCTGGCTCATAGATGGGACCATCCACTATCCCATAATAATCCCCCGCGAGCCATGTGGGGGCAACCTCCCTCCTGGAATCCGCAGCTACGGCCCCAAGGACAAGCTGAAGGACAAATATGATGCCTTCTGTTTCACCTCCGCTTTGAACG GACACGTCTTCTATGTCCACGGCCCCTTGACCCACAAAGAAGCCGTTGATACCTGCAAAACCCACCAGGCAGAGATCTCCAAGGTTGGCCAACTCTACGCCGCCTGGAAGTTCTTCAGCATGGATCACTGTGACGGCGGCTGGTTATCCGACGGCAGTGTCCGTTTCCCCATAGCGGAACCTCGGGAAAGGTGCGGAGGACTCCCAGATCCCGGCGTCAGGAGTTTCGGTTTCCCGGATAAGGAGCAGCGACTGTACGGCGTGTATTGCTATAAGCATTAG